Proteins from a genomic interval of Sphingomonas sp. Y38-1Y:
- a CDS encoding DUF2891 domain-containing protein: MSSPSDLTPDIAAGFARLTLGHLGQPWPYKLDHVMTGPDDVRAPAELHPIFHGSFDWHSCVHGWWQVLRIARAFPDLPVAAEIRARADTMLVPANVAGELAYLARPASGGFERPYGWGWLLALHHEASRHDAGWGAALEPLARAFAARFHAFLPKLTYPIRVGTHFNTAFALTLAREWALAFDGALVERIDDRARGWFGGDADCQAWEPGGDEFLSPALSVALLMSRVEPDFARWFDRFLPRAADRQPASLFTPAHVSDRSDGKIAHLDGLNLSRAWAWTAIADALGADHPATVPTRAAASGHLAASIDHLADDYMGTHWLASFALLALGGETRT; this comes from the coding sequence ATGTCCTCGCCTTCTGACCTCACCCCCGATATCGCCGCCGGGTTCGCCCGGCTGACGCTCGGCCATCTGGGCCAGCCATGGCCGTACAAGCTCGACCATGTGATGACCGGGCCGGACGACGTTCGCGCGCCTGCCGAGCTCCACCCGATCTTTCACGGCAGCTTCGACTGGCATAGCTGCGTCCATGGCTGGTGGCAGGTGCTGCGCATCGCCCGCGCGTTTCCCGACCTGCCCGTCGCGGCCGAGATCCGCGCGCGTGCCGACACGATGCTGGTACCCGCCAACGTCGCGGGCGAGCTCGCCTATCTCGCGCGTCCGGCGAGCGGCGGGTTCGAGCGGCCCTATGGCTGGGGATGGCTGCTCGCGCTCCATCATGAGGCGTCGCGCCACGACGCCGGCTGGGGCGCGGCGCTGGAGCCGTTGGCGCGGGCCTTTGCGGCGCGCTTCCACGCCTTCCTGCCCAAGCTCACCTATCCCATTCGTGTCGGTACCCACTTCAACACCGCCTTTGCACTGACGCTCGCGCGCGAATGGGCGCTGGCGTTCGACGGGGCGCTGGTCGAGCGGATCGACGATCGCGCGCGCGGCTGGTTCGGCGGCGATGCCGATTGCCAGGCGTGGGAGCCGGGCGGCGACGAGTTCCTGTCGCCCGCCTTGTCGGTCGCGCTGCTGATGAGCCGGGTGGAGCCCGACTTCGCGCGCTGGTTCGACCGCTTCCTGCCGCGCGCCGCCGATCGCCAGCCGGCGAGCCTGTTCACCCCCGCGCATGTCAGCGACCGCAGCGACGGCAAGATCGCGCATCTCGACGGCCTGAACCTCAGCCGCGCCTGGGCATGGACGGCGATCGCCGATGCGCTGGGCGCGGACCATCCCGCCACCGTTCCCACCCGCGCAGCCGCATCCGGGCATCTGGCGGCGAGCATCGATCACCTGGCCGACGACTATATGGGCACGCACTGGCTCGCCAGCTTCGCGCTGCTGGCGCTCGGCGGCGAGACGCGCACTTAA